A stretch of Pseudomonadota bacterium DNA encodes these proteins:
- a CDS encoding transposase: protein MINVFKYRLYPTTKQTQTLATQLEGHRFLYNQALAQRKEVYEQTGKGIGYAAQATGLIPKLKKTCLPTRQESKNLALCNYSSLQQTLRRLDKSFKAFFRRIKSEGKPGYPRFKSIDRFNTIAYAVLGDGCQIKDNRLYLQNVGCVKVKWHRHIAGKVKTVSVTRRNGRWYASFTVVTESIPLPKVGKIVGIDVGLKAFISTSDGKQITPPKYLKLSERKLIKAQRKLSRRQKGSNRRRKARLLVAKHHERIANQRLDFCHKIAYSLVQSYDGLAVENLNIKNMVKNRHLAKSISDASWGMFLMILKSKAENAGRWYQEITPNGTSQKCSRCGNIVKKYLAVRVHNCPFCGLSLDRDINAALNILQKAWIEPSWRGGVSMPLVEARS from the coding sequence ATGATAAATGTTTTCAAATACAGACTTTATCCAACCACAAAGCAAACACAAACCCTTGCGACACAGCTTGAAGGACATCGCTTTCTTTATAACCAAGCCCTTGCTCAACGGAAAGAAGTTTACGAACAAACTGGCAAGGGGATCGGTTACGCCGCTCAGGCTACAGGGCTTATTCCAAAACTTAAAAAGACCTGTCTGCCAACCAGGCAGGAAAGTAAAAATCTTGCTCTTTGCAATTATAGCTCTCTCCAACAAACATTGAGAAGACTTGATAAATCTTTCAAGGCTTTTTTCCGTAGAATTAAATCTGAAGGGAAACCTGGTTATCCTCGTTTTAAGTCTATTGATAGATTTAATACGATAGCCTATGCCGTGCTTGGCGATGGTTGCCAGATTAAGGATAACCGACTTTATCTTCAAAATGTAGGTTGTGTCAAGGTCAAGTGGCATAGACATATTGCTGGAAAAGTTAAAACTGTTTCTGTTACCAGAAGAAATGGCAGATGGTATGCTTCTTTTACTGTTGTAACCGAGTCTATCCCCCTTCCTAAAGTTGGTAAGATTGTTGGAATAGATGTTGGTCTTAAGGCCTTTATTTCTACGAGTGATGGAAAACAAATCACACCACCTAAATATTTGAAACTGTCTGAAAGAAAACTTATCAAAGCACAAAGGAAACTTTCTCGTAGACAGAAAGGCTCTAATCGCAGAAGAAAGGCTCGTTTGTTGGTTGCTAAACATCACGAAAGAATTGCTAACCAGAGACTTGATTTTTGCCACAAAATTGCATATTCGCTTGTTCAAAGTTACGATGGACTTGCTGTTGAAAACCTTAATATCAAGAATATGGTTAAGAATAGGCATCTTGCTAAGAGTATATCTGACGCATCTTGGGGCATGTTTCTTATGATACTCAAATCCAAAGCTGAAAACGCTGGGAGATGGTATCAAGAGATTACCCCTAACGGAACATCTCAAAAATGTTCCCGATGTGGCAATATTGTCAAAAAGTATCTTGCTGTTAGAGTTCATAATTGTCCTTTTTGTGGGCTGTCTCTTGATAGAGATATAAATGCAGCCCTGAATATTTTACAAAAGGCTTGGATTGAGCCTTCGTGGAGAGGCGGTGTATCAATGCCCCTTGTTGAAGCGAGAAGCTGA